Proteins found in one Deltaproteobacteria bacterium IMCC39524 genomic segment:
- a CDS encoding ABC transporter substrate binding protein — protein MKRFVALGIIVLCCWLLSAPEALALEERLIAVIMTDSHPRYQDVHSAFAESLQPACGSDCRIYVQTPNADTMSLRNSVRKAVALGAKLIVTYGPSATLAAQAESLSTTTLFADVYDPVALEIVSADKMTGLNMTGVRGDAPLQALLKYFLEATKANNLAVLYDDASPEANRQKIILQDYGAKRGVNVKFFPVVDFKDHDATLQNLPEGVDGLFLADSEHSESYFERVIGLADELQIPVFTQRAGAAKIGAFMVLQTSAAEQGEKVAEMAKAILAGKKAEEIQMYKPRKVEFIVNLKAANRYNINVPFQTLSVASSVVR, from the coding sequence GTGAAGCGTTTTGTTGCTCTTGGGATAATCGTTCTTTGTTGTTGGCTTTTGAGTGCTCCAGAAGCCCTTGCACTAGAGGAACGACTGATCGCCGTTATAATGACGGATTCGCATCCACGTTATCAGGATGTTCATTCCGCCTTTGCTGAATCTCTCCAGCCTGCCTGCGGTTCTGATTGCCGTATCTATGTACAAACTCCCAATGCTGACACCATGTCTTTGCGTAACAGTGTGCGTAAGGCTGTTGCCTTAGGTGCCAAACTGATTGTCACTTATGGTCCTTCTGCAACTCTTGCTGCGCAGGCTGAATCACTCTCAACTACAACACTCTTCGCCGATGTTTACGATCCTGTCGCCCTTGAAATCGTTTCTGCTGACAAGATGACCGGCCTTAATATGACTGGCGTTCGGGGCGACGCTCCTCTGCAGGCGCTTTTAAAATATTTTCTCGAAGCGACCAAGGCGAACAACCTTGCTGTCCTTTACGATGATGCCAGTCCCGAAGCCAATCGGCAGAAGATTATTCTGCAAGATTATGGTGCGAAAAGAGGGGTTAATGTGAAGTTTTTTCCAGTGGTTGACTTTAAAGACCACGACGCGACATTACAAAATTTGCCTGAAGGCGTTGATGGTCTTTTTCTCGCAGATAGTGAACATAGTGAATCCTATTTTGAGCGCGTCATAGGTCTTGCAGATGAACTTCAGATCCCGGTGTTTACGCAACGCGCAGGAGCTGCAAAAATTGGTGCATTCATGGTTCTGCAAACCAGTGCCGCTGAACAAGGAGAGAAGGTCGCTGAAATGGCGAAAGCTATCCTTGCAGGGAAAAAAGCTGAAGAGATACAAATGTACAAACCGCGCAAGGTCGAGTTTATTGTCAATCTCAAAGCCGCCAATCGTTACAACATCAATGTCCCATTCCAGACCCTCTCTGTTGCCTCCAGTGTTGTCCGTTAA
- a CDS encoding AEC family transporter: MLFVQVILPVFLITAAGFVFARKSGADLQSLANSVLYLFAPSLVFSALMKSHVESGLLGRLALFMALYTALLCLLAFFTSRWCKFDSDTTRAFTLTTSMVNIGNFGLPLVFFAYGEASLDVSIVLFVLFNIPLGTLAILIAQGQGVKWQTALNNTLKIPIFYGVALAILCKVFHLQPPEFILRTTGLLGQAAIPLMLVLLGMQLSRVKIHENWGFFGLSTAIRLLIGPLLAVALVGLLGLDGLTRKIVILQTSTPSAVLPLLYTIRFGTRPDLVSGTILFSTLCSAFTLTALLYWLA, encoded by the coding sequence ATGCTTTTTGTACAAGTCATACTACCTGTTTTCCTGATCACAGCAGCAGGTTTTGTCTTTGCGCGAAAATCCGGCGCCGACCTGCAGTCGTTAGCCAACAGCGTACTCTACCTTTTTGCCCCGTCATTGGTTTTTTCTGCATTGATGAAAAGCCACGTCGAGAGTGGCCTGTTGGGTCGCCTGGCGCTCTTTATGGCTCTCTATACGGCACTTCTCTGCCTGCTGGCGTTTTTCACATCCCGATGGTGTAAATTCGACAGCGACACAACCCGCGCCTTCACCTTGACCACATCGATGGTGAACATCGGAAACTTTGGTTTGCCACTCGTCTTCTTTGCCTACGGAGAAGCCTCTCTCGATGTTTCCATAGTCTTGTTTGTTCTCTTCAATATCCCGCTGGGCACCCTGGCGATCCTGATTGCCCAGGGTCAAGGGGTCAAATGGCAGACAGCTCTCAACAACACCCTGAAAATACCAATTTTTTACGGTGTTGCTCTTGCGATCCTATGCAAGGTATTCCACTTGCAGCCACCGGAATTCATCCTGCGCACCACAGGGCTGCTAGGGCAGGCCGCCATACCTCTTATGCTGGTACTGCTCGGCATGCAACTTTCACGCGTAAAAATCCATGAGAACTGGGGCTTCTTCGGCCTTTCAACAGCCATTCGCCTGCTGATTGGCCCCCTGCTGGCTGTTGCTCTCGTCGGCCTTCTCGGACTCGACGGACTGACGCGCAAAATCGTAATCTTGCAGACCAGCACCCCCTCTGCGGTTTTACCGCTTCTCTACACCATCCGCTTCGGTACCCGTCCGGATTTGGTTTCGGGCACAATCCTTTTCAGCACACTCTGTAGCGCGTTCACCTTAACCGCTTTGCTTTACTGGTTGGCTTGA
- a CDS encoding MlaD family protein, whose amino-acid sequence MGMSTEQKVGLFFLAALILLAVMIELVEDWRPFEDQYSYVARFDSVVGLKAGDPVRVAGVNVGKVKLIVIDSQKVRVDFYVNRVDSVREDSRAQIRQTNMLGGTFLGLDFGSAQSKVLEPGSEVLTDENSNIDQLITNIDRNQDRILSPLGDIVEDSRQPLTDAINRLERIMAKIDEGEGTLGRLVNNPALYDEITGVSAKLNLLLSRLDDGEGTLGKLMNDPSLYDNLNHTMINLVELSDQINSGQGTLGKLLADDRLYEEVTETMSNLNNISGKINQGKGTLGKLVHDDDLYVNVSDSMARINSIAAKIDDGKGTLGRLVNEDDLYRDAKTTLHKVEKSVDGLSDTGPLSALGVVLGTLF is encoded by the coding sequence ATGGGCATGTCAACCGAACAGAAAGTCGGGCTGTTTTTTCTGGCAGCGCTGATCTTGCTGGCCGTAATGATAGAGCTGGTCGAGGACTGGCGTCCCTTTGAGGATCAATACTCTTATGTTGCGCGATTCGACTCAGTTGTTGGCTTAAAGGCGGGAGATCCTGTCCGGGTTGCCGGGGTTAATGTCGGCAAGGTCAAGTTGATCGTTATCGACAGCCAAAAGGTCCGCGTTGACTTCTATGTCAATCGTGTTGACAGCGTCCGCGAAGACTCCAGGGCGCAGATCAGACAGACGAACATGCTGGGAGGAACTTTTCTTGGTCTGGACTTTGGTTCTGCTCAGAGTAAAGTTCTCGAACCCGGCAGTGAAGTTCTTACGGATGAGAATTCTAATATCGACCAGTTGATTACGAATATAGACCGTAACCAGGATCGTATTTTAAGCCCATTAGGCGATATCGTTGAGGACAGTCGGCAACCATTGACTGATGCGATCAACCGCCTCGAACGTATCATGGCCAAGATTGACGAAGGCGAGGGGACTTTGGGGCGATTGGTCAACAATCCTGCTCTTTATGATGAAATAACAGGTGTGTCTGCTAAGCTGAACCTGCTTTTGTCGCGGCTCGATGATGGCGAGGGAACCCTGGGTAAGCTTATGAACGACCCCTCTTTGTACGATAACCTCAACCACACCATGATTAACCTTGTCGAACTGTCAGATCAGATCAACTCAGGACAGGGGACTTTGGGGAAGTTGTTGGCTGATGATCGCCTGTATGAAGAGGTTACCGAAACCATGAGTAACCTTAACAATATCTCAGGCAAAATTAATCAAGGGAAGGGTACGCTTGGCAAGCTTGTTCATGATGACGATCTCTATGTCAATGTCAGTGATAGTATGGCTCGGATCAACAGCATTGCAGCTAAAATTGACGACGGGAAGGGCACCCTGGGGCGCCTGGTGAACGAAGACGACCTCTACCGTGATGCCAAGACGACCTTGCACAAGGTTGAAAAGTCGGTTGACGGCCTCAGTGATACGGGGCCTCTCTCTGCGCTTGGTGTTGTGCTCGGAACTCTTTTTTAG
- a CDS encoding ABC transporter permease, with product MQILKPIGNSVLYVGQTVGEMIALLCEMLYFFKEAPRNLTSIFRQMSIVGIETLPIAMLVALFVGMVLSVQTGSELALYGTQEAIGAIVGLSMVKELGPVMTSLLVAGRVGSSMAAEIGAMQVYEEIDALKTLEINPVRYLAMPRLIACLFAVPALVAFAMVVGIIGGGVVAEVNPKIDVPFNVYYDNMTRAINYKDIVKGLFKSMVFGGIIAHVGCYVGFKTSGGARGIGESTTRSVVLSFLLIMIANYLLTRFMI from the coding sequence ATGCAAATTCTAAAGCCCATAGGAAATAGTGTTCTTTATGTAGGGCAGACAGTCGGTGAGATGATCGCTCTTTTGTGCGAGATGCTCTACTTCTTCAAGGAAGCGCCCCGCAACCTGACCAGCATCTTCCGTCAGATGAGTATTGTCGGTATTGAGACTTTGCCGATTGCGATGCTGGTCGCTCTCTTTGTCGGTATGGTTCTGTCGGTGCAAACAGGCTCTGAGCTCGCGCTTTACGGCACGCAAGAGGCTATCGGCGCCATTGTCGGCCTCTCCATGGTTAAGGAGCTTGGTCCGGTGATGACCAGCCTCCTGGTTGCCGGACGCGTTGGCTCGTCGATGGCAGCTGAGATCGGCGCAATGCAGGTTTACGAAGAGATTGACGCCCTCAAGACCCTGGAAATCAACCCGGTGCGTTATCTGGCCATGCCGCGGCTGATTGCCTGCCTTTTCGCTGTCCCTGCCCTGGTTGCTTTCGCCATGGTTGTCGGTATCATCGGGGGTGGTGTTGTCGCTGAGGTTAACCCGAAAATTGATGTCCCCTTTAATGTTTATTACGACAACATGACGCGCGCGATTAACTATAAAGATATTGTCAAAGGTCTCTTTAAATCAATGGTCTTCGGTGGCATTATCGCTCACGTCGGGTGTTATGTTGGATTCAAAACGAGTGGTGGCGCCAGGGGCATCGGCGAGTCGACGACTCGATCTGTTGTCCTCTCCTTTCTGTTAATCATGATCGCCAACTACCTTCTGACACGATTCATGATTTAA
- a CDS encoding ABC transporter ATP-binding protein produces the protein MFSDDKSSDGSFLGNFWTKVAHGFSPAIIEGETCQIYHEGSNGVSIEIEKLNKSFGDHHVLKDIDLSIKPGETFSIIGPSGTGKSLLLKHIVKLIEADSGRIIINGHDIEDPEARNGSSDFRYSMVFQSSALFNSLTVGENVGLWLREKRICAEVRIRRIIQEKLRLVGLEGKEELRTSELSGGMKKRVAIARSLAMNPDLILYDEPTAELDPVTSDELARVIMSLKDKVKLTTIIVSHDLNFALYLSDRVAMMHDGKVIALGTPEEIKKSQNPIVRNFIYTTTKGIQGEGD, from the coding sequence ATGTTCTCTGACGATAAATCAAGTGACGGTAGTTTTTTGGGAAACTTCTGGACGAAGGTAGCCCACGGGTTCTCTCCCGCCATTATAGAAGGCGAAACCTGCCAAATTTACCATGAGGGTTCAAATGGGGTCAGTATAGAAATCGAAAAGCTCAACAAATCCTTCGGTGACCATCATGTCCTTAAGGATATCGACCTGTCGATTAAACCAGGGGAGACTTTCTCGATTATCGGTCCTTCCGGCACCGGCAAAAGTCTGTTGCTCAAGCATATCGTTAAACTGATTGAGGCTGACTCTGGTCGGATTATCATCAACGGTCACGACATTGAAGATCCTGAGGCGAGAAATGGTTCCAGTGATTTTCGATATAGTATGGTCTTTCAGTCCTCGGCGCTTTTTAACTCATTGACCGTTGGTGAGAACGTCGGCCTCTGGTTGCGTGAGAAGCGTATCTGTGCCGAAGTTCGAATCCGGCGCATTATCCAGGAAAAGTTGCGCCTGGTTGGGCTGGAGGGGAAAGAAGAGCTGCGCACCTCAGAACTTTCCGGTGGCATGAAGAAAAGGGTGGCCATTGCGAGGTCGCTGGCCATGAACCCTGACTTGATCCTTTATGATGAGCCCACTGCTGAGCTCGACCCGGTGACTTCGGACGAATTGGCTCGGGTTATCATGTCACTTAAGGACAAGGTCAAGCTGACGACTATCATAGTCAGTCATGACCTTAACTTTGCACTCTATCTCTCCGACCGCGTTGCCATGATGCACGATGGTAAAGTCATCGCTCTTGGCACGCCTGAAGAGATCAAGAAGAGCCAGAATCCGATTGTACGAAATTTTATTTATACAACGACCAAAGGTATTCAGGGAGAAGGGGATTAG
- a CDS encoding PqiC family protein, translating to MIGKTMNKWTLLVCCLLLLAGCIGRKSPEVTYYSLLTMEQLGEVQAIASHPELRLGVGPVTIPESLKRSQIATRQHGNQHAFDEFNRWAGVLEKDLTSVLGDNLGDLLGVEKVGHFPWMHYFKPTYRVVVDVVRLDGALDGEAVLSARWAVADSDGKEFLAGGKSDYRLPLQGSDYAALVKAESLLVAELSNKVAGEINDLLKGR from the coding sequence ATGATCGGTAAGACTATGAATAAATGGACGCTTTTGGTTTGTTGCTTGCTCTTGCTGGCCGGTTGTATCGGGCGCAAGTCTCCAGAGGTCACCTACTATAGCCTTTTGACCATGGAGCAGTTGGGCGAAGTGCAGGCGATAGCCTCTCATCCAGAGCTAAGGCTGGGAGTTGGCCCTGTTACAATCCCGGAGAGTCTGAAGCGTTCACAGATCGCAACCCGTCAGCATGGTAATCAGCATGCCTTTGATGAGTTCAACCGTTGGGCCGGAGTGCTGGAGAAGGATTTGACTTCAGTGCTGGGTGACAACCTCGGTGACTTGCTTGGGGTCGAGAAGGTCGGTCATTTCCCTTGGATGCATTATTTCAAACCGACTTATCGGGTTGTTGTTGATGTGGTGCGGTTGGATGGTGCTCTTGATGGCGAAGCCGTTTTAAGTGCACGCTGGGCGGTGGCTGATTCCGACGGTAAAGAGTTTCTTGCCGGTGGTAAAAGCGATTATCGTCTACCTCTGCAGGGATCTGACTATGCTGCCCTGGTTAAGGCGGAGAGTCTCTTGGTCGCTGAATTAAGCAATAAGGTCGCAGGAGAGATTAACGACCTGCTTAAGGGGCGGTAG
- a CDS encoding paraquat-inducible protein A: MHQIACHECDLIHEIPPMPSRAAAVCVRCGCVLFRAKNDSIDRTLAWTFAGLVLYSVAVSFPFLAMKNGPIGNETGLLTGIEFLYRQGMIPLAALVLLTCILIPLIQMLGLLYIFIPLKLNFRVKYAIPVFRLFKHIKPWSMMEIYMLGILVSIVKLGKMATIVPGLAVIAFGILIFVLNFALSAVDEHMVWEKLGGES, encoded by the coding sequence ATGCATCAAATCGCCTGCCATGAATGTGACCTGATTCACGAAATTCCCCCCATGCCAAGCCGCGCGGCAGCGGTCTGTGTCCGTTGTGGTTGTGTATTGTTCCGAGCTAAAAATGACAGCATCGACCGTACCCTTGCCTGGACATTCGCTGGATTGGTCCTTTATTCCGTCGCCGTCAGTTTTCCGTTCCTTGCTATGAAAAATGGCCCGATTGGTAATGAAACAGGGCTTCTTACCGGGATTGAGTTTCTCTATCGCCAGGGAATGATCCCTCTCGCCGCTCTGGTCCTGCTGACTTGCATTCTGATACCACTGATCCAGATGCTCGGTCTTCTCTATATTTTTATCCCCCTGAAACTCAACTTTCGAGTCAAGTACGCGATCCCCGTCTTTCGTTTATTTAAACATATCAAGCCATGGAGCATGATGGAGATTTACATGCTTGGGATTCTGGTCTCCATTGTCAAGTTGGGCAAGATGGCAACGATCGTGCCGGGGTTGGCCGTTATCGCTTTCGGCATACTGATCTTTGTTCTGAATTTTGCGCTTTCTGCTGTGGATGAGCATATGGTCTGGGAGAAACTGGGAGGGGAATCATGA
- a CDS encoding MlaD family protein translates to MSEGDSGVNHVERAPEAQVQTKRSFSIIWVVPIIALLIGGWLTFKAMSEKGPEITITFETADGLVAGKTTVKFKDVDVGKVTNLELNDDASGVVATVEMANNASSYLTDKTQFWVVRAKVAAGEISGLGTLLSGAYIGCNPSTEGKKQTHYKGLEKPPILTADLPGRHFVLKSKELGSLDLGSPIYYRGIKVGQVVDYDFDETAEAVLFKIFISDPFDKKVTNNTRFWNASGVDFTMDATGIKMDTQSLVSIMLGGVAFDLPEHAKQGEPAEEDKDFLLYEDRVASNEVTYNIRQYYLMYFEQSVRGLSPGAPVEILGIKVGEVVKVELQFDQTTLEFLIPVLVYLEPERLNLLITEEGKVVRGTAKADEIEANKKDKQGENKVVKELVARGFRAQLKTGNLLTGQLYVDLASYPDAPPKELRTEEGYTVFPTIPAPFEQIVNRVDNILKKVEKVPFDKIGMDLQVAVNSLTKTLDEIKDMSGNINQETIPKINTALDQMQEAMEGVESTLGPDSALSYNARQVTNELSMAIRSIRSLLEYLERDPQALLLGKEGDKK, encoded by the coding sequence ATGAGTGAAGGGGATTCTGGGGTGAACCATGTAGAACGAGCGCCTGAAGCACAGGTGCAGACCAAGCGCAGTTTTTCGATCATCTGGGTGGTGCCGATTATCGCCCTGCTGATTGGCGGTTGGCTGACCTTCAAGGCAATGTCTGAAAAAGGTCCCGAGATTACAATCACCTTTGAAACTGCCGATGGCCTTGTGGCGGGAAAGACCACGGTTAAATTCAAGGATGTCGACGTTGGCAAAGTGACCAACCTCGAACTGAATGACGATGCAAGCGGGGTTGTCGCTACCGTTGAGATGGCCAATAATGCCAGTTCTTATCTGACCGACAAAACCCAATTCTGGGTGGTCCGCGCCAAGGTGGCTGCTGGTGAAATCTCTGGGCTGGGGACTCTCTTGTCTGGAGCTTATATCGGTTGCAACCCGTCAACCGAAGGAAAGAAGCAAACTCATTACAAGGGGCTGGAAAAACCACCGATTTTGACCGCAGATCTTCCTGGTCGTCATTTTGTCCTTAAATCAAAAGAACTCGGATCACTTGATCTAGGCTCGCCAATTTACTACCGTGGCATCAAGGTTGGCCAAGTGGTTGACTACGATTTTGATGAAACGGCCGAGGCTGTTCTCTTTAAAATTTTCATTAGCGACCCTTTTGACAAGAAGGTAACGAACAATACACGCTTCTGGAACGCCAGTGGCGTCGATTTTACTATGGACGCTACCGGCATTAAGATGGATACGCAATCCCTGGTTTCGATCATGTTGGGAGGGGTCGCCTTCGACCTGCCTGAACATGCGAAACAGGGGGAACCGGCCGAAGAGGACAAGGATTTTTTGCTTTACGAGGACCGGGTAGCCAGTAACGAAGTGACCTACAACATCAGGCAATATTACCTGATGTATTTTGAGCAGAGCGTCCGTGGCCTGTCGCCAGGAGCCCCGGTCGAAATCCTTGGGATCAAGGTTGGCGAAGTGGTCAAGGTTGAACTGCAGTTTGATCAGACCACTCTCGAATTCCTGATTCCTGTTCTGGTGTATCTTGAGCCTGAGCGTTTGAACCTTCTGATAACAGAAGAGGGTAAAGTTGTCCGGGGTACAGCCAAAGCTGATGAAATTGAAGCGAATAAAAAGGACAAGCAGGGGGAGAACAAGGTGGTAAAGGAGTTGGTCGCAAGAGGCTTCCGTGCCCAACTAAAAACAGGGAACCTTTTGACCGGTCAGCTTTATGTCGACCTCGCGAGTTATCCTGATGCGCCGCCGAAAGAGTTAAGGACTGAAGAAGGCTATACGGTTTTCCCGACAATCCCCGCGCCGTTTGAGCAGATTGTCAACCGGGTTGATAATATCCTTAAAAAGGTTGAGAAGGTACCCTTTGACAAGATTGGCATGGATTTGCAGGTCGCTGTCAACTCGTTGACCAAAACCCTCGATGAGATCAAGGATATGTCGGGGAACATCAACCAGGAGACGATTCCCAAAATCAACACTGCGCTTGACCAAATGCAGGAAGCAATGGAGGGCGTGGAATCAACCCTGGGGCCGGACTCTGCGTTGAGCTACAACGCTCGGCAGGTCACCAATGAACTATCGATGGCGATCCGATCCATTCGATCGTTGCTGGAGTATCTGGAGCGTGACCCACAAGCATTGCTCCTTGGCAAAGAGGGAGACAAGAAATGA
- a CDS encoding 4-oxalocrotonate tautomerase family protein, which translates to MPFVNIKITKDGATSEQKARLIKGVTDLLVETLDKNPATTVVVIEEVDTDSWGIGGESVTVRRSKES; encoded by the coding sequence ATGCCCTTTGTAAACATCAAGATTACTAAAGACGGAGCAACTTCTGAACAAAAGGCTCGGCTCATCAAGGGCGTCACTGATTTACTGGTCGAAACCCTTGACAAGAACCCGGCGACAACGGTGGTTGTTATCGAAGAAGTCGATACCGACAGCTGGGGAATTGGTGGGGAGTCCGTAACCGTTCGTCGTTCGAAAGAGTCCTGA
- a CDS encoding paraquat-inducible protein A, with the protein MNITHSSARKLGLVSCQACHLLSRTPKTRSHEAAYCPRCGEELHPRKPNSLLRTWALVIAAMVFYVPANVLPMTITSALGSVSADTIMSGVIYFMQHGSWEIALVIFTASVFVPFLKFGILIYLLLSVQFKSIKRPKDRTRLYRFTEAIGRWSMLDIYVVTILVALVKLGFLADIEAGPAAIYFAAVVVTTMIAAESFDPRLIWDVVEDKS; encoded by the coding sequence ATGAATATAACTCACTCCTCGGCCCGTAAACTAGGGCTGGTCAGTTGCCAGGCCTGCCACCTGCTCAGTCGTACACCAAAAACACGTTCTCATGAAGCCGCTTATTGCCCACGCTGTGGCGAGGAATTGCACCCACGCAAGCCGAACAGCCTCCTGCGGACCTGGGCCCTTGTGATTGCTGCCATGGTTTTCTACGTCCCGGCTAACGTCTTGCCGATGACGATTACTTCAGCTTTAGGCAGCGTGTCGGCTGATACTATTATGAGCGGTGTAATCTATTTCATGCAGCACGGCTCCTGGGAAATCGCCCTGGTGATTTTCACTGCGAGTGTTTTTGTACCATTTTTGAAGTTTGGTATCCTTATCTACCTGTTGCTTTCGGTGCAGTTCAAGTCGATAAAGCGGCCTAAAGATCGCACCCGACTTTACCGATTTACGGAAGCAATAGGCCGTTGGTCGATGCTTGATATCTATGTTGTAACCATTCTGGTTGCCTTGGTTAAACTCGGCTTTCTGGCAGATATCGAAGCCGGCCCGGCTGCCATCTATTTTGCCGCTGTTGTTGTAACCACCATGATCGCTGCAGAGAGTTTTGACCCGCGGCTGATCTGGGATGTTGTGGAGGACAAATCATGA
- a CDS encoding DNA gyrase inhibitor YacG, with translation MCPEIKCPQCRQPVAWQDNPDRPFCSERCRLIDLGQWADESYRIKGPSQETLSEDNVIDFYKEKQSIERS, from the coding sequence ATGTGTCCAGAAATTAAATGCCCGCAGTGTCGCCAACCAGTGGCCTGGCAAGACAATCCTGACCGGCCGTTCTGTTCCGAGCGCTGTCGGTTGATTGATCTCGGGCAGTGGGCTGATGAATCCTACCGTATTAAAGGGCCATCACAGGAGACTTTGTCCGAGGACAATGTCATCGACTTTTATAAAGAAAAACAATCGATTGAAAGGTCATAA
- a CDS encoding aspartate/tyrosine/aromatic aminotransferase → MFEKVQIAPPDPILGLTEMFKADPNPDKINLTVGVYQDANGETPVLATVKEAEKRILEQEKSKGYLPMTGEPAYCAQVQELLFGEGHEIIATKRAATAQCPGGTGALRVAGDYLHTLHPGAKIWLSNPTWANHNTIFAAAGLTCEKYDYRDPVTNGLDFDAMCESIKTIPKGDIILLHGCCHNPTGIDPTVEQWALLGDLLAEQGVLPLVDFAYQGLGAGIEQDRAGLLELTKKVKQMLICSSFSKNFGLYRERTGALTVVADSADQAATVMSQVKLRIRYNYSNPPSHGGQIVATVLSDKELKARWIEEVADIRNRINEMRHLLVKTLKEKGLKEDFSPIIEQCGMFSVTRLTKEQVKELREKYSIYIVDSGRINVAGLTHDNMDRLCEAVKAVL, encoded by the coding sequence ATGTTCGAGAAGGTACAAATTGCTCCCCCCGATCCGATTCTCGGTTTGACCGAAATGTTCAAGGCCGACCCCAATCCTGACAAGATCAATCTTACCGTCGGCGTTTATCAAGATGCTAATGGCGAGACTCCGGTTCTGGCTACGGTGAAAGAGGCTGAAAAAAGAATCCTTGAACAGGAAAAATCTAAGGGCTATCTGCCAATGACCGGTGAGCCGGCATACTGCGCGCAGGTTCAGGAACTGCTGTTTGGTGAAGGGCACGAAATCATCGCCACCAAACGTGCCGCGACGGCACAATGCCCCGGCGGCACGGGTGCTTTGCGAGTGGCCGGCGACTACCTGCACACACTGCATCCCGGGGCCAAAATATGGCTGAGTAATCCGACCTGGGCTAACCACAACACCATCTTCGCGGCGGCTGGTCTTACCTGCGAAAAATACGACTATCGTGATCCCGTAACCAATGGGCTCGATTTCGACGCTATGTGTGAGTCGATCAAGACCATCCCGAAAGGGGATATTATTCTTCTGCACGGTTGCTGCCACAACCCGACCGGCATCGATCCCACCGTTGAGCAGTGGGCTCTGTTGGGTGATCTGCTGGCGGAGCAGGGTGTGTTGCCTCTGGTCGATTTCGCTTATCAGGGTTTAGGCGCTGGCATAGAGCAAGACCGCGCCGGGTTGCTCGAACTGACCAAGAAAGTCAAACAGATGCTCATCTGTTCGAGCTTCTCGAAAAACTTTGGCCTCTACCGCGAAAGAACCGGGGCCCTGACAGTGGTTGCCGATAGCGCTGATCAGGCTGCTACGGTCATGAGCCAGGTTAAGCTTCGCATCCGCTACAACTATTCGAATCCACCCTCTCATGGCGGGCAGATTGTGGCCACCGTATTGAGCGACAAAGAACTCAAAGCCAGGTGGATCGAGGAAGTCGCCGATATTCGCAATCGGATCAACGAGATGCGCCATCTGTTGGTCAAGACCCTTAAGGAAAAGGGTCTTAAAGAGGATTTCTCGCCGATCATAGAGCAGTGTGGCATGTTCAGTGTTACACGTCTGACCAAGGAGCAGGTTAAAGAGCTGCGCGAGAAATACTCTATCTATATTGTAGACTCTGGACGTATCAATGTCGCTGGGCTGACGCATGACAATATGGATCGTCTCTGTGAAGCCGTTAAAGCTGTTCTTTGA